A section of the Festucalex cinctus isolate MCC-2025b chromosome 7, RoL_Fcin_1.0, whole genome shotgun sequence genome encodes:
- the utp11 gene encoding putative U3 small nucleolar RNA-associated protein 11, protein MSSFRKALKSRQRNHHERSQPEFRKHLGLLEKKKDYKKRADNFHKKQNTLLALRKKALEKNPDEFYYNMINSQLKDGAHMFKKGKEEEPEVTEEQKKVMTTQDIKYVEMKRVAEARKIERLKGSLHLLDAGSKQKNKHTFFVDSKKEVQSFDLADHLNTVPELVDRVYNRPTVDTLSNKHILGAVEPLSQKKLSKQRKHEYRHLSQRIDREKKLFVISQKLQTRKDLQDKNKKIKVRKETPNAPAVYKFETKRKR, encoded by the exons ATGTCGTCGTTCAGGAAAGCGCTGAAATCCCGACAGAGAAACCACCATGAAAGATCTCAG CCTGAATTTAGGAAGCACTTGGGTTTACTGGAGAAGAAGAAAGATTACAAAAAACGTGCAGA TAACTTCCACAAGAAACAGAACACCCTCCTTGCTCTTCGCAAGAAGGCTCTGGAGAAGAACCCAGATGAGTTTTACTACAACATGATAAACTCACAGCTGAAG GATGGAGCCCACATGTTCAAAAAGGGAAAAGAAGAGGAGCCGGAGGTGACCGAGGAACAAAAGAAAGTGATGACAACGCAAGATATTAAATACGTAGAGATGAAGAGGGTGGCGGAAGCGAGG aaAATTGAGAGGCTGAAAGGAAGTCTCCATCTTCTGGATGCGGGcagcaaacagaaaaacaagcaCACCTTTTTTGTGGATTCCAAAAAAGAAG TGCAGTCGTTCGACTTGGCCGACCACCTGAACACTGTCCCTGAGTTGGTGGATCGAGTATACAACAGGCCCACGGTGGACACGCTAAGTAACAAGCACATCTTGGGAGCCGTGGAGCCTCTTAGTCAAAAG AAGCTGTCCAAGCAACGCAAGCACGAGTACAGGCATCTCTCCCAACGGATCGACCGGGAGAAGAAATTATTTGTCATCAGCCAGAAGCTCCAGACGCGCAAGGACCTGCAG GATAAAAACAAGAAGATCAAAGTTAGGAAGGAGACGCCTAACGCGCCGGCCGTCTACAAGTTTGAGACCAAGAGGAAACGCTGA